In Micromonospora sp. LH3U1, one genomic interval encodes:
- a CDS encoding gamma-aminobutyraldehyde dehydrogenase, with the protein MSDQQQLRNFVNGSYVDPADGGYADLVDPCTGEVFAQAPVSGPADVDAAMSAAATAFESWREVTPAERQRALLKLADAVEARAAELVDAEVRNTGKPRQLTAEEELPPAVDQFRFFAGAARMLEGRSAGEYMAGHTSYVRREPIGVCAQVTPWNYPLMMAVWKIAPALAAGNTVVLKPSDTTPVSTLLLAEIAAEFFPPGVFNVVCGDRDTGRTLVSHPTPQLVSITGSTRAGMEVAAAAAPDLKRTHLELGGKAPVVIFDDADVAAAAEAIAMGGYFNAGQDCTAATRVLAGPGIHDDFVAALAEQARGTKTGAPDDADVLYGPLNNANQLARVSGFVDRLPDHAAIQTGGSRQGERGYFYAPTVVSGLRQADEIIQDEVFGPVITVQRFTDEDEAVRWANGVDYGLSASVWTKDHGRAMRMTRRLDFGCVWVNTHIPFVSEMPHGGFKHSGHGKDLSVYSLEDYTRLKHVMHNIEG; encoded by the coding sequence ATGAGTGACCAGCAGCAGCTGCGCAACTTCGTCAACGGCTCCTACGTCGATCCGGCCGATGGCGGCTACGCCGACCTGGTCGACCCCTGCACGGGTGAGGTGTTCGCCCAGGCCCCGGTCTCCGGCCCCGCCGACGTGGACGCGGCGATGAGTGCCGCCGCCACCGCCTTCGAGAGCTGGCGGGAGGTCACCCCGGCCGAGCGGCAGAGGGCGCTGCTCAAGCTCGCCGACGCCGTGGAGGCGCGTGCTGCCGAGCTGGTCGACGCCGAGGTCCGCAACACCGGCAAGCCGCGCCAGCTCACCGCCGAGGAGGAGCTGCCGCCGGCGGTGGACCAGTTCCGGTTCTTCGCCGGCGCCGCCCGGATGTTGGAGGGGCGGTCCGCCGGGGAGTACATGGCGGGGCACACCTCGTACGTACGGCGCGAGCCGATCGGCGTCTGTGCCCAGGTCACCCCCTGGAACTACCCGCTGATGATGGCGGTCTGGAAGATCGCACCGGCACTCGCCGCGGGCAACACGGTGGTGCTCAAGCCGTCGGACACCACGCCGGTGTCGACGCTGCTGCTCGCCGAGATCGCCGCCGAGTTCTTCCCGCCCGGGGTGTTCAACGTGGTCTGCGGCGACCGGGACACCGGTCGTACCCTCGTGTCGCACCCGACCCCGCAGCTGGTGTCGATCACCGGCTCGACCCGCGCGGGCATGGAGGTCGCCGCCGCGGCGGCCCCCGACCTGAAGCGGACCCACCTGGAGTTGGGCGGGAAGGCCCCGGTGGTGATCTTCGACGACGCGGATGTGGCGGCGGCGGCCGAGGCCATCGCGATGGGTGGCTACTTCAACGCCGGGCAGGACTGCACCGCGGCCACCCGGGTGCTGGCCGGCCCGGGCATCCACGACGACTTCGTGGCGGCACTCGCCGAGCAGGCCCGCGGCACGAAGACCGGCGCACCGGACGACGCCGACGTGCTCTACGGTCCGCTGAACAACGCCAACCAGCTCGCCCGGGTCAGCGGCTTCGTCGACCGACTGCCGGACCACGCGGCGATCCAGACCGGTGGCTCCCGACAGGGTGAGCGCGGCTACTTCTACGCGCCGACCGTGGTCTCCGGGCTGCGCCAGGCCGACGAGATCATCCAGGACGAGGTGTTCGGCCCGGTCATCACCGTGCAGCGCTTCACCGACGAGGACGAGGCGGTGCGCTGGGCCAACGGCGTCGACTACGGCCTGTCGGCGTCGGTCTGGACGAAGGACCACGGCCGGGCGATGCGGATGACCCGGCGACTGGACTTCGGGTGCGTCTGGGTCAACACGCACATACCGTTCGTCTCCGAGATGCCGCACGGCGGCTTCAAGCACTCCGGGCACGGCAAGGACCTGTCGGTCTACAGCCTGGAGGACTACACCCGGCTCAAGCACGTCATGCACAACATCGAGGGCTGA
- a CDS encoding aldehyde dehydrogenase family protein, whose translation MEPAAFFVASRPATGEGELAVHHPYDGRPVGRTTLATPDQVEAAIAAAAEVAAQAAALPAHARAAALDHVSRRLAERAEEVAALITAENGKPLKWARAEVGRAVSTFRWAAEEARRFSGELQRLDTDPAAGGRIALVRRVPRGPVLGITPFNFPLNLVAHKVAPAIAVGAPIIVKPAPATPLSALLLGELLAETDLPVGMFSVLPLPNDRAAELVTDPRLPVVSFTGSGPVGAAIRREAPEKHVTLELGGNAAAVICADWTSDEDLGFAAQRIATFANYQAGQSCIAVQRVYVHHALYADFLPRLVAAVRGLRTGDPASELTDVGPMVSEDAARRVETWVAEAVTAGATVEVGGERDGATYPPTVLTGVPATAKVLAEEVFGPVLVVAPVADDQAAFTAVNDSAYGLQAGVFTHRLDVAFSAARTLEVGGVIVGDVPSYRADQMPYGGVKGSGVGREGLRSAMDDYTEPRVMVLTGLAL comes from the coding sequence GTGGAGCCCGCAGCCTTCTTCGTCGCCTCCCGCCCCGCCACCGGCGAGGGGGAGTTGGCCGTCCACCACCCGTACGACGGGCGCCCGGTGGGGCGTACCACCCTCGCCACGCCCGACCAGGTCGAAGCCGCCATCGCCGCGGCGGCCGAGGTGGCCGCGCAGGCCGCGGCCCTGCCCGCGCACGCCCGCGCGGCGGCCCTGGACCACGTGTCCCGACGGCTCGCCGAGCGCGCCGAAGAGGTCGCCGCCCTGATCACCGCGGAGAACGGCAAGCCGCTCAAGTGGGCGCGGGCCGAGGTGGGGCGGGCGGTGTCGACCTTCCGGTGGGCCGCCGAGGAAGCCCGACGCTTCTCCGGTGAGTTGCAACGACTCGACACGGACCCGGCCGCCGGCGGTCGGATCGCGCTGGTCCGGAGGGTGCCGAGAGGGCCGGTGCTCGGCATCACGCCGTTCAACTTTCCGCTCAACCTCGTCGCCCACAAGGTGGCACCGGCCATCGCCGTCGGCGCGCCGATCATCGTCAAGCCCGCACCCGCGACGCCCCTGTCCGCGCTGCTGCTCGGCGAGCTGTTGGCCGAGACCGATCTTCCGGTCGGGATGTTCTCGGTGCTGCCGCTGCCCAACGACCGCGCCGCCGAGCTGGTCACCGACCCCCGGCTGCCGGTGGTGTCGTTCACCGGCTCCGGGCCGGTCGGCGCGGCCATCCGCCGCGAGGCGCCGGAGAAGCACGTGACGCTGGAGTTGGGCGGCAACGCGGCGGCCGTGATCTGCGCGGACTGGACGTCCGACGAGGACCTGGGCTTCGCCGCGCAGCGCATCGCGACGTTCGCCAACTACCAGGCCGGCCAGTCGTGCATCGCCGTCCAGCGGGTGTACGTGCACCACGCGCTCTACGCCGACTTTCTGCCCCGGCTGGTGGCGGCGGTGCGGGGGCTGCGTACCGGAGACCCCGCCTCGGAGCTGACGGACGTCGGGCCGATGGTGTCCGAGGACGCGGCCCGCCGGGTCGAGACGTGGGTGGCCGAGGCGGTCACCGCCGGTGCCACCGTCGAGGTGGGCGGCGAGCGCGACGGCGCGACGTACCCCCCGACCGTGCTCACCGGCGTGCCGGCCACGGCCAAGGTCCTCGCCGAGGAGGTCTTCGGGCCTGTGCTGGTGGTCGCCCCGGTCGCCGACGACCAGGCCGCGTTCACCGCGGTCAACGATTCGGCGTACGGATTGCAGGCCGGCGTGTTCACCCACCGCCTGGACGTCGCCTTCTCCGCCGCCCGCACACTCGAGGTGGGCGGGGTGATCGTCGGCGACGTGCCGTCCTACCGCGCCGACCAGATGCCGTACGGCGGGGTGAAGGGCAGTGGCGTCGGCCGGGAGGGGTTGCGCAGCGCGATGGACGACTACACCGAACCCCGGGTCATGGTGCTGACCGGCCTCGCCCTGTGA
- a CDS encoding SUKH-3 domain-containing protein — protein sequence MIDRRQAEQLAATWARRDSQRLGHECTPMVDEFDLGYVITSVVPTEVRTVPGDLPTSVIDKQTGKVTTWPRVPSTVVAELYRRSQPAGPTAPRTVDPSSLLAREIHRSATPNTAAQLTIDGRIWTAQGAKGGVPLNHHPLVRTYLDQLPPGDLVRGGEAHAELIVVSDVLHEYDHRRAAEGIAPMGRAEAAALLEDAPFEIVRIREPGDPAGGPAELPCDSCITFLVRANVLPESARAYTETWRAPAQPDPDPGRFPAEVANALVAAGWHPHIGDQIMAAAAVRDVTAVPGLTHQHTVFPAAVEALTAFPSLVGARRGRGEQVWISRFDIRPHTIAHTADTLADFGAVLGARLFPIGTEQQDSILAVDERGRVFALDQAGEWFLGDTIDAALTTLLLGRAPARVRDDGTWQAD from the coding sequence GTGATCGACCGTCGACAGGCCGAGCAGCTCGCGGCCACCTGGGCTCGCCGTGATTCGCAGCGCCTCGGCCACGAGTGCACGCCGATGGTCGACGAGTTCGACCTCGGCTACGTCATCACGTCAGTCGTGCCCACCGAGGTACGCACGGTCCCTGGCGACCTCCCGACGAGCGTCATCGACAAGCAGACCGGCAAGGTCACCACCTGGCCCCGGGTGCCGAGCACGGTGGTGGCCGAGTTGTACCGGCGCAGCCAGCCCGCGGGGCCGACCGCTCCCCGGACTGTCGATCCGTCCAGTCTGCTGGCCCGGGAAATCCATCGGTCAGCTACCCCGAACACCGCCGCGCAGCTGACCATCGACGGACGAATCTGGACGGCCCAGGGCGCGAAGGGCGGGGTGCCGCTGAACCATCACCCGCTCGTCCGCACCTATCTGGACCAGCTGCCCCCTGGCGATCTGGTCCGTGGCGGGGAAGCTCACGCCGAGCTGATCGTGGTCTCCGACGTGCTGCACGAATACGACCACCGCCGGGCCGCCGAGGGCATCGCGCCGATGGGTCGGGCCGAAGCAGCGGCCTTGCTGGAGGACGCCCCGTTCGAGATCGTCCGGATCCGTGAGCCGGGTGATCCCGCTGGTGGCCCCGCCGAGCTGCCCTGCGACTCGTGCATCACCTTCCTGGTGCGCGCCAACGTCCTGCCGGAGTCGGCTCGGGCCTACACCGAAACCTGGCGGGCGCCGGCGCAGCCCGACCCCGATCCTGGACGCTTCCCGGCGGAGGTCGCCAACGCTCTGGTCGCGGCCGGGTGGCATCCCCACATCGGGGACCAGATCATGGCCGCCGCAGCCGTGCGGGATGTCACCGCGGTGCCGGGGCTGACCCACCAGCACACGGTCTTTCCCGCCGCCGTGGAGGCGCTGACCGCGTTCCCCAGCCTGGTCGGTGCCCGCCGCGGCCGGGGCGAGCAGGTGTGGATCTCCCGTTTCGACATCCGCCCGCACACCATCGCGCACACCGCCGACACGCTCGCGGACTTCGGCGCGGTGCTCGGCGCGCGACTCTTCCCGATCGGCACCGAGCAGCAGGACAGCATCCTGGCGGTGGACGAGCGCGGCCGGGTCTTCGCGCTCGACCAGGCCGGTGAGTGGTTCCTCGGCGACACCATCGACGCCGCGCTGACGACTCTGCTGCTCGGCCGCGCCCCCGCGAGGGTTCGCGACGACGGCACCTGGCAGGCCGACTAG
- a CDS encoding YbaB/EbfC family nucleoid-associated protein: MSEHVDRGANRELRARFDDVYGQYQQLRSGLDTLQARLAELRVTRRSADGQVTATVGAQGQLIEVELAPAVYRDRDAGALSRKITETVRTAATAAADATRDLVAESMPTGSGSVDFLRTGDYGALLGRADAVLGRGEGTA; this comes from the coding sequence GTGAGCGAACACGTGGACCGGGGCGCCAATCGTGAGCTAAGGGCCCGATTCGACGACGTGTACGGGCAATACCAGCAGCTCAGGTCCGGTTTGGACACCCTGCAGGCGCGGCTCGCCGAGCTGCGGGTGACCCGACGGTCGGCCGACGGGCAGGTGACGGCGACAGTGGGCGCCCAGGGCCAGTTGATCGAGGTCGAGCTGGCACCCGCCGTCTACCGGGACCGGGACGCCGGCGCGCTCAGCCGAAAAATCACCGAAACAGTCCGCACCGCCGCGACCGCCGCCGCCGACGCCACCCGCGACCTCGTCGCCGAGAGCATGCCGACCGGCTCCGGGTCGGTGGACTTCCTGCGTACTGGAGATTACGGCGCGCTGCTCGGCCGCGCCGATGCCGTGCTCGGCAGGGGCGAGGGGACGGCATGA
- a CDS encoding toxin glutamine deamidase domain-containing protein → MSVLPSPIPHPLDYTPWDVPGWIYNALDWVVGVQWPEGNERAVWDVADQWYAVASVLAGPHADAAAAAVEVHSGYGGVGAVDAAFEAAWRGIAEGAEAPLPVLLAVTADLGRLVEECGCDIEGAKLEVWIELGILVVELLSVAVVAVLTAGAATPAAGAAITATRLLVQQIFKRLMGQLASKSLKHGLKEAGERAAKEVARGGVRGLAKRAAREGAEEAAEEAGVTLATQAYQNSTGRAHGLDLTDLGASAVGGLAGGAVAPLAGLGRHATGRAARVGEHLGREMTGEVLAESAASLATGQGMTSVEDVARAAASGATGSATGQTDHALRARLDAQANALTGAPLAGPSLPSVAPLAGDSASSASASTGAAFTAASPPVAASVAAADDVVLSPVVPMQAAAVATSSPDQVVVLLPPTNDSNVNGPSPLPVGALSDADVAERSLRPSESMPSTDGPLTERAGTAHPVAADPTLPPVAADPTLSSVAADPTHSSAGTDPRLSSVAADPTLSSVAAPVAGTLEPTSGPATGVTPGQHAATSAPTAWSPSTATPAPTTTPGPTVPVTFAAPTATNGPLPGTNTAPAVGRYAVPARVPTPETLAPVRAPAHPARGRASIPVDVAAFGDPSVPTPDTDAWYAAQWAAEAEAAERRRYQGHYESQRTGFENSRRQAEAARMRARAAEHDRRAVEYSAYARQLHQAGHRQWADGWQRAANDETRAYGQWRDLADAVLAGTTAPLVVDIGAATFEHANRDVGALALGAVETTGPSRLTGDADPPPIDDSRPYGRPGGLRPPLALHQVDVERQMPRESDGTVTRTADPRQGGWFRLLNDGGPAADATRGINCLDCTLSLFETWVHGRPRVSAPRTFDGYLDGDIQRPIRGEAGGPGRVEDVTGGRFQQLLAPPSDQRPHAEQARQAADRGFRNLHDQLLLGGHGSYAFLVTEWPHGGSHAWVALNQNGTVLYVDPQNGVVRDRPLYPDVVGIDALVLSGDGRPMPLGGLPRGRFSERPDLPDHPPTEDDSGHGDPYINRMYLLLDGPGSAPSSQDADPAETSSGVARDQPSPSGGPARVVSVAGSLDEIFAAGVSPVEFATAIDPPALRRLVPDLDEASARDVARLFADVRVRDMLDRARREPPANEPELAESLARQLVRHPDLARLILSTPELANSLTARPLTLYHLASHQQAIDVLAEVLDDVAQQEALGQGGARRQVPQPEPTLLTDEQLRISASIQVRRGPVAQAGFDGVRRDDAAYRRCYLDNLYSAALEAQADLNQLAVSLANVDGLRVGEPGWRPQPKDRRRAEDKVNKYQGDASKLLDLAAAKVEFRCLDDLYAALGRIRDHPDVVIVSCQDRFMSPEDSGYRDVQLVLRTRNEHLAEFRLHLAALDAIAVWEHALYEVRRDVDALARIEGRALTRREGAIADGILRREQQLFWQALQSTYEGNA, encoded by the coding sequence ATGAGCGTGCTGCCGAGCCCGATTCCGCATCCACTCGACTACACACCCTGGGACGTGCCGGGCTGGATCTACAACGCCCTCGACTGGGTGGTCGGCGTGCAGTGGCCGGAGGGCAACGAGCGGGCCGTCTGGGACGTCGCCGACCAGTGGTACGCCGTCGCCTCCGTACTCGCCGGCCCACACGCTGATGCGGCTGCGGCCGCCGTCGAGGTGCACAGCGGGTACGGCGGCGTCGGTGCGGTCGACGCGGCGTTCGAGGCGGCCTGGCGGGGGATCGCCGAAGGCGCCGAGGCGCCGCTACCTGTGCTGCTCGCGGTCACCGCCGACCTTGGCCGGCTTGTCGAGGAGTGCGGCTGCGACATCGAGGGCGCCAAACTGGAAGTCTGGATCGAGCTGGGCATCCTGGTCGTCGAGCTGCTCTCGGTGGCGGTGGTGGCGGTGCTCACGGCCGGGGCCGCCACGCCGGCCGCCGGTGCGGCGATCACCGCGACCCGGTTGCTGGTCCAACAGATCTTCAAACGGCTGATGGGCCAACTGGCCAGCAAATCCCTCAAACACGGGCTCAAGGAGGCCGGCGAGCGAGCCGCCAAGGAGGTCGCGCGGGGTGGCGTGCGCGGGCTCGCCAAGCGCGCCGCCCGTGAAGGGGCGGAGGAGGCCGCCGAAGAAGCCGGGGTCACCCTGGCCACCCAGGCGTACCAGAACTCCACCGGGCGGGCGCACGGCCTGGACCTGACCGACCTCGGCGCGTCGGCGGTCGGCGGGCTCGCCGGCGGGGCCGTGGCACCGCTGGCCGGTCTGGGCCGGCACGCGACCGGGCGAGCGGCGCGAGTCGGGGAACATCTGGGGCGGGAGATGACCGGCGAGGTGCTCGCCGAGAGCGCCGCCAGCCTCGCCACCGGTCAGGGTATGACCTCGGTGGAGGACGTGGCACGCGCCGCCGCGTCCGGGGCCACCGGCTCGGCCACCGGCCAGACCGATCACGCGTTACGTGCCCGGCTCGACGCCCAGGCCAACGCCCTCACCGGGGCTCCACTCGCCGGCCCCTCCCTTCCTTCCGTGGCACCTCTCGCGGGCGATTCGGCGTCCTCTGCGTCTGCCTCTACCGGGGCTGCGTTCACGGCGGCTTCGCCTCCGGTGGCCGCGAGTGTGGCGGCAGCGGACGACGTGGTTCTGTCCCCGGTTGTTCCAATGCAGGCGGCGGCGGTCGCCACGTCGTCGCCGGACCAGGTGGTGGTGCTGCTGCCGCCCACCAACGACTCCAACGTGAACGGGCCGTCGCCGCTGCCGGTCGGCGCACTCTCCGACGCGGACGTTGCTGAGCGTTCGCTGCGTCCGTCCGAATCGATGCCGTCCACGGACGGGCCTCTCACAGAGCGGGCCGGCACAGCGCACCCGGTGGCCGCGGACCCGACGCTTCCCCCGGTGGCGGCCGACCCGACGCTCTCATCGGTGGCGGCCGACCCGACGCATTCGTCGGCGGGCACCGATCCGAGGCTCTCGTCGGTGGCGGCCGATCCGACGCTCTCGTCCGTGGCCGCACCCGTGGCCGGGACCCTCGAACCGACCAGTGGGCCGGCCACCGGTGTCACGCCGGGCCAGCACGCCGCCACCTCAGCCCCAACCGCCTGGTCTCCGTCGACTGCCACGCCAGCGCCGACGACCACCCCCGGGCCGACAGTGCCGGTCACGTTCGCCGCCCCGACCGCGACCAACGGCCCGCTGCCGGGCACCAACACTGCACCGGCGGTGGGCCGATACGCCGTGCCAGCGCGCGTCCCGACGCCGGAGACGCTCGCACCGGTACGAGCGCCGGCCCATCCGGCTCGGGGCAGGGCGTCGATCCCCGTCGACGTGGCGGCGTTCGGCGATCCGTCGGTGCCCACACCCGACACCGACGCCTGGTACGCGGCGCAGTGGGCCGCCGAGGCGGAAGCCGCCGAGCGGCGGCGCTACCAGGGCCACTACGAGTCGCAGCGGACCGGATTCGAGAACAGTCGCCGGCAGGCAGAGGCCGCTCGAATGCGCGCCCGGGCGGCGGAGCACGATCGCAGGGCCGTCGAATACTCCGCCTATGCCCGACAGTTGCACCAAGCCGGCCACCGGCAGTGGGCCGATGGCTGGCAGCGGGCCGCGAACGACGAGACACGCGCGTACGGCCAATGGCGTGACCTCGCAGACGCGGTGCTGGCCGGCACCACGGCGCCACTGGTCGTGGACATCGGCGCCGCCACCTTCGAACACGCCAACAGGGACGTGGGTGCACTCGCGCTCGGCGCGGTGGAGACCACCGGTCCATCCCGCCTCACCGGCGACGCCGATCCCCCGCCGATCGATGACTCCCGGCCGTACGGGCGGCCCGGAGGACTGCGCCCACCGCTCGCCCTGCACCAGGTCGACGTCGAACGGCAGATGCCCCGCGAGTCGGACGGCACCGTCACACGCACCGCCGACCCCCGACAGGGAGGCTGGTTCCGGCTCCTGAACGACGGAGGCCCCGCGGCCGACGCCACCCGGGGCATCAACTGCCTGGACTGCACGCTGTCGTTGTTCGAGACCTGGGTGCACGGGCGGCCCCGGGTGTCCGCGCCGCGTACCTTCGACGGCTACCTGGACGGCGACATCCAACGCCCCATCCGTGGTGAGGCAGGCGGCCCGGGCCGGGTCGAGGACGTGACCGGCGGGCGCTTCCAGCAACTCCTCGCCCCGCCGTCCGACCAGCGCCCGCACGCCGAGCAGGCGCGGCAGGCCGCCGATCGGGGCTTCCGCAACCTGCACGACCAGCTGCTGCTGGGAGGCCACGGCAGCTACGCGTTCCTGGTCACCGAGTGGCCACACGGCGGTTCGCACGCCTGGGTGGCGCTCAACCAGAACGGCACGGTGCTCTACGTCGACCCGCAGAACGGGGTGGTCCGGGACCGGCCGTTGTACCCCGACGTGGTCGGCATTGACGCGCTGGTGCTGAGCGGGGACGGCCGGCCGATGCCGCTCGGAGGGCTTCCCCGGGGCCGGTTCAGCGAGCGACCCGACCTGCCGGACCACCCGCCGACCGAGGACGACAGCGGCCACGGTGACCCGTACATCAACCGGATGTACCTGCTGCTGGACGGCCCCGGGTCGGCCCCGTCATCGCAGGACGCCGACCCCGCCGAGACCTCGTCCGGAGTTGCTCGGGACCAGCCCTCACCGAGTGGCGGCCCGGCACGCGTCGTCTCGGTGGCCGGCAGTCTGGACGAGATCTTCGCGGCCGGAGTGAGTCCCGTCGAGTTCGCGACGGCGATCGACCCACCTGCGCTCCGTCGGCTGGTACCGGATCTGGACGAGGCGTCGGCCCGCGATGTGGCGCGGCTGTTCGCCGACGTCCGGGTTCGCGACATGCTCGACCGAGCCCGGAGGGAGCCGCCCGCGAACGAGCCGGAACTGGCCGAGAGCCTGGCCCGGCAGTTGGTGCGGCATCCAGATTTGGCGCGCCTGATCCTGTCCACGCCCGAACTCGCGAACTCGCTGACCGCACGCCCGTTGACGCTGTATCACCTGGCCAGCCATCAGCAGGCCATTGATGTCCTCGCCGAGGTGCTCGACGACGTCGCCCAACAGGAGGCACTGGGACAGGGAGGGGCCCGCCGGCAAGTGCCTCAACCAGAGCCGACACTGCTCACCGACGAGCAGTTGAGGATCAGCGCAAGTATTCAGGTGCGCCGGGGACCGGTTGCGCAGGCAGGGTTCGACGGTGTTCGACGCGACGACGCCGCCTACCGGAGGTGCTACCTCGACAATCTTTACTCGGCGGCGCTAGAGGCGCAGGCCGATTTGAATCAGCTAGCAGTGTCCCTAGCCAATGTCGATGGTCTTCGCGTCGGAGAGCCCGGCTGGCGTCCTCAGCCGAAGGACCGACGGCGAGCTGAGGACAAGGTGAACAAGTATCAGGGCGATGCGTCGAAGTTGCTCGATCTCGCGGCCGCGAAGGTCGAGTTCCGCTGTCTCGACGATCTCTACGCCGCCCTCGGGCGAATACGTGACCACCCTGACGTCGTGATCGTGAGTTGCCAGGACCGGTTCATGTCTCCCGAAGACAGCGGCTACCGGGACGTGCAACTCGTACTGCGGACACGGAACGAACACCTCGCCGAGTTTCGTCTGCACCTGGCCGCGCTCGACGCGATCGCGGTCTGGGAGCATGCGTTGTATGAGGTGCGCCGCGATGTGGATGCCTTGGCCCGAATCGAGGGTCGAGCTTTGACGAGGCGCGAGGGAGCGATCGCAGATGGAATCCTCCGTCGCGAGCAACAGTTGTTTTGGCAGGCGCTGCAGTCGACCTACGAGGGGAACGCTTGA